The following is a genomic window from Nitrospira sp..
CAAACGGGCAAACACGAGCACATTGCCCCCGACTCCCGGAACCGCAAAGAAGGGCGTCTGTGTTCCTTCCGGCTGGACGGCGACCAAAGACCGCCAGCGCACCGTACAGCCTTCATCGGCGAGGACAACCGCCAACTGCTCGATCGTCGGCGCCTGAAAGAGCAGGGCCATCGGCAGGCGGGTGCCGAAGGTTTGCTCGATCGCACTGAACATCCGCAGCGCCAACAGGGAATAGCCACCCAACGCAAAAAAATTGTCGCGAATGCCGATGGGCGTGATCCCCAAAACCTGCTCCCAAATCGCAGCCAGCTGGAGTTCGATGCGATTCCGGGGCTCGATTGCCTGGGAGCCGGCATGGACCGGCTCCGCCGACGGAATCGGCAATGCGCTGCGGTCGACCTTTCCGTTCGGCGTAAGCGGAACCTCCACGAGGGGTACGATGGCGGTCGGCACCATGTAGTCCGGAACCGTCTGGCGGAGCGAGCGGCGAAGCGCCTGCGGATCGCAGATCTGTCCGTCTTTGGCCGTCACATAGGCCACCAGTCGTTTGTCCCCCGGAACATCTTCCCGCACAATGACCACCGCCTGTTTCACGGTCGGATGTTCCGCCAGCACCGATTCGATTTCTCCCAACTCGATCCGGAATCCGCGCAGCTTGACTTGGTGATCGATGCGGCCGACGTACTCCAACCTGCCGTCCGGCAACCACTTCACCTGATCCCCCGTGCGATAGAGTCGCTCTCCTGTTCGAAACGGACTGGAAACGAATCGCTCTTCGGTCAAGTGAGGAGCGCCCCTATACCCTCGCGCGAGGCCTGTTCCGCCGATGTACAACTCCCCGGGGATCCCCACCGGCACCGGCTCCCGGTTGGAATCCAATACATAAACCTGGGTATTAGCGATGGGCCGTCCAAGGGAAACAGGCCGGTCGACGGTGCGCACCCGCTCCAACGTCGACCAGATGGTCGTCTCCGTCGGTCCATAGACATTCCAGAGGGATCCCGCCCGGGCAAATAACTCATGAGCCAGTTCGCGGGACAAGGACTCGCCGCCGCAGAGTATCTTCACGCTCCGCGCACCTTGCCACCCCGCTTGCAGCACGATGCGCCAGGTGGCGGGAGTCGCCTGCATAAATGTGACTCGGCCCTGGTCGAGTTCCCGTTGCAACCAGGCACCATCCATTGCTTGACGACGGTTCGCCAGAATGATGCCCGCTCCAGCCAAAAGCGGAAGATACAGTTCCAGCCCGGCGATATCGAAGGAGAGCGGTGTGAGGGCCATCACGACATCGCGACTGGTCAGACCCGGCTCACGCTGCATCGACAGAAGGAAATTCGTCAAGGCTCGATGTTCGATCTCCACCCCCTTCGGCTGGCCGGTCGATCCCGAGGTAAACAGCACATAGGCGAGGTGTCGGGACCCGGAGACGGGCGAAGGGTTGTCGGAAGGATAACGCGCCGACAGATCCGCGTCGCGGTCCATGCACAACACATGTAGTTGATGATGCGGCAGGCTCGTGAGGAGTCTCGAATCAGTCACAAGTACGGCCGCTTGGCCGGCTTCGATCATGGTCGCGAGCCTCCGTGCCGGCAACCCCGGAACCAACGGAAGATAGGCGCCGCCGGCTTTCATAATGGCCAGCAAGCTGATGAGCAGGTCAAGCGATCGCTCCAGGAACACCGGCACCACCACGTCCGGTCCCACCCCATGTTCGCGCAGGCGATGGGCCAGCCGGTTCGCGCGGCGATTCAGCTCCCCATAGGACAGTTCGATGCCTTCGAACGTCACGGCCGTAGCGTCGGGGGTCCTGGTCACTTGCGTTTCGAACAATTGGGGGAAACAGGCTTCACGATCGAACGGCATGTCGGTAGCGTTCCACTCCTGAAGGATTCGATGTCGTTCTCGTTCCGTGAATATCGACACATGCCCGATCTTTTCCTCGGGTTGTTCCGCAATCACTTCCATCAGGTGTCGATAACAAGTCAACCACCGCTCGACGGTCGTGCGGTCGAACAGGTCCGTATTGAATTCCAGATAAGCCTTGCGCGATGCGTACGGATCGATCGAGAGGCCCAGATCGAGCTGAGCGGCGCCGCGACTCACTTCGTAGGGTGTCCAGGACAGATGTTGAAACTCCGTGCGCGCGAACGGCGTGTTGGCGAAATTGAAGAGCACCTGTACCAACGGCAATCCGCCCTGGCTGCGATCGGGACGCAATTCCTCGACAAGCTTCTCGAAGGGAATGTCTTGATGCGCATAAGCATCGAGAGACAGATCGCGCACCTTTCCCAGCAAGTCACGGAATGTCAGGTCGCCCGTGACAACCGTCCTTAGCACCAACGTATTGACGAACGTACCGATCAACTCCTCGATCTCCAGCCGGTTGCGATTGGCGATCGGCGTTCCGATCACCAGGTCCCGCTGTTGGGTAAGACGATACAAAAGGACGAAAAATCCGGTCAAAAACAGCATATAGAGCGTGACCCCTTCGCGGACGCTGAGCTGTTTGAGCCGATTCATCAAGGCCCAGGACAGATCCAGCGACACGTGATCGCCCTTGAAGGAGTGAACCGGCAGCCGCGGCCGGTCGGAGGGCAGGGCCACCACCGGCAAATCGATCAACTTCGCCTTCCAGTGTGCGAGTTGCTCCGCCAGCGCAGGACCGGTGAGCCACGCTCGTTGCCACTGGGCGAAATCGGCATATTGAATCTCGAGTTCCGGTTGAACGACGAAGGGTTTGCCCGCAAGGAAGGCGTTGTAACAGGCCACCAGTTCACGAGCGATGACCCCGTAGGACCATTGGTCGGAAATGATATGGTGCGTATTCATCACCAACACATGGTCTTCTTCACCCAGCTGGATGAGTTGGACACGCAGCAGCGGCCCCCGTTCAAGATCGAACGGACGGCGGGCTTCGGCAGTCGCCAGTTCCAGCGCCCGCGGTTCCCGCAATTCCTGCTGAAGCATCCGCACATCGTCATCGGCCCAACACGGTGCCAAGGTAGGGTGGATCACCTGGCGCGGCTGCCCATCGATGTTCGTGAAGGTGGTTCGAAGCGCGTCATGACGTCGAACGAGTTCGTCGACGCTCCGGCGCAGGGCGGCCTTGTTGAGCGGGCCGTGCAACCGCACGCTGGCCGGAATGTTGTAAGCGGCCGCATCGGGAGATAATTGATACAGAAACCACATCCGCTCCTGCGCAAAGGATAGGGGTAGGGGCGTTCCTCGCGCCCCTCGTGTGATGATCCGCCGTTCCGTCTCCAGTGCGCGGTTATTTCCGCCCTGCGCCTGTCTGATCACATCGGCCAATGTGGCGATCGTCGGCCTCGCAAACACCTGCCGCAACGGGAGTACGACCCGGAACAAGGCTTGGACCCGCGACGCCAGTTGCGTGGCCAACAAGGAATGGCCGCCCAATTCGAAAAAATTGTCCTGCACCCCGACATCCTTGACGTGCAGGATTTCACTCCAGATGTGAGCCAACATCTGCTCCGTCGCATCCCGCGGGGCAAGGTACTCGGATGTCAACTCGACTTTGCCAGCACGACTGTCGGCGGCAACGCGGAGGGCCCGACGATCGACCTTTCCATTGACCGTCAAGGGAAGGGTTTCCAGCTCGATGAACGAGGAGGGGATCATGTGCGCGGGCAATTGGCGGCGAAGCTGTTCCCGCAGTTGTACAAGCCCCAGCCTGTTATGGGGACGAGGCACAATGAAGGCGACGATCCGCTTGTCTCCCGGTTGATCTTCCCGCACCTCGACCACGGCCTGTTTCAGATCTTGGTGTCGGTTCAAGACCGCCTCGATTTCTTCCAACTCGATTCGATACCCTCGAATCTTCACCTGGCGATCGACACGACCTCGATAGTCCAGTTGTCCGTCGGATCGCCAACGCACGAGATCACCGGTCCGATACAGCCGCGCCCCAGCCCGGATTGAAAACGGGTCGGGAATGAATGTCGCGTCGGTCAAATCGGGCCGCCCACTGTATCCTCGCGCAACCCCCACACCACCGATATAGAGTTCTCCGGACACGCCCACCGGAACCGGCTGTCGATGTCGATCCAACACATACACCGAGGCATGGGGAACCACCCGCCCGATCGGAAGATCCCCTTGCAGGTCCCCGTCCGCACCGACTCCGGTCAGGTCGGAGACCGTCGCCGCGACCGTCGTTTCCGTCGGCCCATAGGTATTCAGGAGGCGAACGGTTTCGCCGACCAGCTTCACCCAACGTTGCACGATCTGAGGCAGGACACGCTCACCGCCGATGATGACTGTCGTCACGGATTCGGGAAACACGAGCCGCTCCGATTCCATGTGCGCGACGACTTCATGCCAATAGGCGGTCGGCAGATCCAAGACTGTCACCTGCCAGTCGCGGCACCGGTCCAGGAAGCCCGAGACGGAATCGGCCATCGTGGGAGTCCTCAACAACAGCGTCCCACCGGTCGTAAGGCAGGGGAAAATCTCTTCTGCCGCCGTGTCGAAACTCAGTGAGGCGAACTGGAGCACCCGGTCGCGCACCGTCAACCCGACGATGCCGGTAATGGCCTGCACGTAGTTGGCGATCGATCGATGTTCGATCATCACCCCCTTGGGATGACCGGTTGAGCCGGAGGTATAGATCACATAGGCCAGGTTGTTCGGAACCTCCGTCCCCTCGACCGGACTGTCGGGAAACCGCGCAATGGCAGCCCATTCAGAATCGAGACAGATGGTATGCGGATTCGTGGCCGGTAACCGACCCAATTGATCCTGCTGGGTCACCAGCACCCGAACCTGACTGTCCCGCAACATATATTCCAACCGATCGGTCGGATAGTCGGCATCCAAAGGTAAGTAGGCCCCGCCCGATTTCAGAATGCCCAGTATCCCGACGATCAAATTGAGCGACCGTTCGAGGCACAACCCGACGACCACGCCGGGAGCCACCCCACGCCGGCGCAGGTAATGGGCCAGACGATTCGCCCGCCCATTCAACTCCCGATAGGTCAGTTCCTCATGGTCCTGTCTGACCGCGATCGCATCGGGAGTCCGCTGCACCTGCGCTTCGATCAGTCGATGGAGGCACTGTCCGACCTCGATGAGTTTCTGAGGCTGCCCCCATGCGAGTACGGTCTCGCGCTCAGCTTCCGACATGAGGGGTAACAAACCGATAGGCGTAGCGGGGTCGGCCACGAGACCTTCCAAAACCCGCACGTAATGTTCCTGCAACCGCGCCACCCTCTCGGGTGTGAACAATCCTTCCTTGTATTCGACATACCCGCTCAGCCCCTGCGCCGATTCCGCGAGTTCCACGCACAGATCGAATTGGCCGTTCTGCTGGGGAATGACATAGGCCTCCCAGGCTCCTGATCCCTCCCCTGGGGATGACGGAGTCGACAAGCCTGTTCGCCCATCGAGTTCGGCCAGCAATCTGAACGGTTGCAGCACGAAGAGTACCTGCGCCAGTGGCGCGCGCTGAAGATTGCGTGCCGGCCGTAGGTCCGAGACGAGCCGCGCGTAGGGATAATCCTGATGATCGAGTGCCTCCAACAGGGTGCGCCTGGCCTGCGCGAGGAGATCGCGACCGGTCCGGTCCGCCTGAAGGCTGTCCCGCAAGACCAACATGTTCACGAAATCTCCGACCGTCCTGGCGAATCGTGACCGGCTGCGGCCGAACGAAGGAGTCGTGATCACCACGTCTTCCTGATCAGTGTAGCGATAGAGCAACACTTGCAGCGCAGCCAGACAGAGGGCATACAGCGTCGTGCCTTCCGCTTTGGCGAAAGTCTTGAGCCGTTCCACCAATCCCCGCTCGACGTGGAAGGCCCGCCAAACATAGCGGCTTGGTTCGACGGTGGTTTGGGGCCGGTCATACAAGACGTCGTAATTCGGCAATTCCCCCGTCAGTCTGGTCTTCCAATATTCCGACAGGCGATGGCCCTCTTCGCCTTCCAGCAACGTTCGATGCCAACCGACGAAGTCACTGTAGGAAGCCGGAGCAGGGTCGATCTTGTCCGTCGTTCCCGCACATGAAACCGGTGTGGAGGTGTAGTGTTGTTTGAGTTCGTCGACCAACAGGGTCATCGACCAGCCGTCCACTGCGATGTGATGGGCGACCAGCAGCAGAAACGGGCTTTGTTTTCGCTGAAAGAACGCTGCCCGCCAGATCGGCCCATGGAGGAGATCGAAGGGACGTGCCGCCGCCTCCATCGCCTCTCGACGCAGACGCGCCCAGTCCCACGCAGTGGCATCGTGACCGGTCCAACTGAAGGGCAGGCGATCATGAATCCGCTGAACGGGAATCTCCTGTTGGGTCTCATAGGTCGTCCGCAGGGTCACATGCCGTTCTGCGAGTCGTTCAAGAGCCTGTCGCAGCGCGGCCTCATCGATGCCTGGCGGCAGATGCAACAAGACCGAGACATTGGCAGCGGCGCTGTCGGGGGCCAATTGACTCAGAAACCACAGGGCCGCCTGGTTGTCGGAAAGGAGGCACAGATTCCCCTGCTCCGCCTGCGTTGTTTCCGGCAGCATGGCCGTCTGGGGTTGACGCTTTGAACGGACGGTCTCTTGGGCAATGCTCGCAGCGAGATCGTCGAGCGTCGCACCTCCCAACAGGGTCTGCAACGAAAGCGAGACGCCGAATTGTTCCTCCACTCGATGCAACAGTTCGGCCGCCATCAACGAATCGATTCCCAAACGATGGACCGGCCGGTCACAGGGGATCGACTCCTGACTGCACCCTAGGCGATCGGCGATCAGCGTGCGAAGATCCTGTTCGATTCGTCCCCGTC
Proteins encoded in this region:
- a CDS encoding polyketide synthase module, translated to MVRHPAVTIPPCETILDVLRWRADHQRDQMAYVFLRDGVSNDTLLTYGELDAKASVIAEYLQSRFKPGERLLLVYPPGLDFVQAFWGVLYAGLIAVPAPPPDAFRLKSGIARLQRIAEDAAPVGALSTRQILALLCEEGPTGGSIRPEDWISLDDIGSGGSSCRTTAGPIPSALAYLQYTSGSTSAPKGAMVSHRNITAQCRCITDAGCYDAESVTLSWMPHFHDYGLVKGIIQPAWIGRPSYLMSPLTFLKRPLRWLEAIQRFQVTHSGGPNFAYRHCVDSIMVEDRLKLDLSGWRVASCGAEPIAPDTIDRFVETFAPAGFRREAFFPAYGMAEYTLLISLKLEGVPPTVQWLDPTALKQGVVRPADPTASPVRPVVGCGVPVGDTKVVIAHPETLSRCAAQQVGEIWLAGASTTQGYWNNPEDTSRTFGATLRDTGEGPFLRTGDLGFVKDGEVFVTGRLKDLLIVRGRNHYPQDIERTVERCHALCRAGGTAAFSLQEGGEEIVVVVQEVERQAEASNVEELVGAVRSAVSEQHDLHVATVVFIKAGSLPKTSSGKVQRRACREQFLAGGFSIIGQSVSQRLVQPAVATAPKPGDLRTLPSDAGRGRIEQDLRTLIADRLGCSQESIPCDRPVHRLGIDSLMAAELLHRVEEQFGVSLSLQTLLGGATLDDLAASIAQETVRSKRQPQTAMLPETTQAEQGNLCLLSDNQAALWFLSQLAPDSAAANVSVLLHLPPGIDEAALRQALERLAERHVTLRTTYETQQEIPVQRIHDRLPFSWTGHDATAWDWARLRREAMEAAARPFDLLHGPIWRAAFFQRKQSPFLLLVAHHIAVDGWSMTLLVDELKQHYTSTPVSCAGTTDKIDPAPASYSDFVGWHRTLLEGEEGHRLSEYWKTRLTGELPNYDVLYDRPQTTVEPSRYVWRAFHVERGLVERLKTFAKAEGTTLYALCLAALQVLLYRYTDQEDVVITTPSFGRSRSRFARTVGDFVNMLVLRDSLQADRTGRDLLAQARRTLLEALDHQDYPYARLVSDLRPARNLQRAPLAQVLFVLQPFRLLAELDGRTGLSTPSSPGEGSGAWEAYVIPQQNGQFDLCVELAESAQGLSGYVEYKEGLFTPERVARLQEHYVRVLEGLVADPATPIGLLPLMSEAERETVLAWGQPQKLIEVGQCLHRLIEAQVQRTPDAIAVRQDHEELTYRELNGRANRLAHYLRRRGVAPGVVVGLCLERSLNLIVGILGILKSGGAYLPLDADYPTDRLEYMLRDSQVRVLVTQQDQLGRLPATNPHTICLDSEWAAIARFPDSPVEGTEVPNNLAYVIYTSGSTGHPKGVMIEHRSIANYVQAITGIVGLTVRDRVLQFASLSFDTAAEEIFPCLTTGGTLLLRTPTMADSVSGFLDRCRDWQVTVLDLPTAYWHEVVAHMESERLVFPESVTTVIIGGERVLPQIVQRWVKLVGETVRLLNTYGPTETTVAATVSDLTGVGADGDLQGDLPIGRVVPHASVYVLDRHRQPVPVGVSGELYIGGVGVARGYSGRPDLTDATFIPDPFSIRAGARLYRTGDLVRWRSDGQLDYRGRVDRQVKIRGYRIELEEIEAVLNRHQDLKQAVVEVREDQPGDKRIVAFIVPRPHNRLGLVQLREQLRRQLPAHMIPSSFIELETLPLTVNGKVDRRALRVAADSRAGKVELTSEYLAPRDATEQMLAHIWSEILHVKDVGVQDNFFELGGHSLLATQLASRVQALFRVVLPLRQVFARPTIATLADVIRQAQGGNNRALETERRIITRGARGTPLPLSFAQERMWFLYQLSPDAAAYNIPASVRLHGPLNKAALRRSVDELVRRHDALRTTFTNIDGQPRQVIHPTLAPCWADDDVRMLQQELREPRALELATAEARRPFDLERGPLLRVQLIQLGEEDHVLVMNTHHIISDQWSYGVIARELVACYNAFLAGKPFVVQPELEIQYADFAQWQRAWLTGPALAEQLAHWKAKLIDLPVVALPSDRPRLPVHSFKGDHVSLDLSWALMNRLKQLSVREGVTLYMLFLTGFFVLLYRLTQQRDLVIGTPIANRNRLEIEELIGTFVNTLVLRTVVTGDLTFRDLLGKVRDLSLDAYAHQDIPFEKLVEELRPDRSQGGLPLVQVLFNFANTPFARTEFQHLSWTPYEVSRGAAQLDLGLSIDPYASRKAYLEFNTDLFDRTTVERWLTCYRHLMEVIAEQPEEKIGHVSIFTERERHRILQEWNATDMPFDREACFPQLFETQVTRTPDATAVTFEGIELSYGELNRRANRLAHRLREHGVGPDVVVPVFLERSLDLLISLLAIMKAGGAYLPLVPGLPARRLATMIEAGQAAVLVTDSRLLTSLPHHQLHVLCMDRDADLSARYPSDNPSPVSGSRHLAYVLFTSGSTGQPKGVEIEHRALTNFLLSMQREPGLTSRDVVMALTPLSFDIAGLELYLPLLAGAGIILANRRQAMDGAWLQRELDQGRVTFMQATPATWRIVLQAGWQGARSVKILCGGESLSRELAHELFARAGSLWNVYGPTETTIWSTLERVRTVDRPVSLGRPIANTQVYVLDSNREPVPVGIPGELYIGGTGLARGYRGAPHLTEERFVSSPFRTGERLYRTGDQVKWLPDGRLEYVGRIDHQVKLRGFRIELGEIESVLAEHPTVKQAVVIVREDVPGDKRLVAYVTAKDGQICDPQALRRSLRQTVPDYMVPTAIVPLVEVPLTPNGKVDRSALPIPSAEPVHAGSQAIEPRNRIELQLAAIWEQVLGITPIGIRDNFFALGGYSLLALRMFSAIEQTFGTRLPMALLFQAPTIEQLAVVLADEGCTVRWRSLVAVQPEGTQTPFFAVPGVGGNVLVFARLAKLLGHDQPFYGLQARGLDGKEKPFMRVEEMAAHYIDEIRSVQPQGPYLIGGTCTGGLAAYEIAQQLTAQGEKVILAVIESWHPRSYLTHWSRPPYLLWPILFMGMKIATYLRLMLGLPVREWPAFWSGKLKRLWSLMHHTEAAGDQDEFLYKDQVTYATFHAVARYRLKPLRAQVLNVIASKHPLTNSTEDTRLVFGEAAMEMSRTVYLPAEDSGRLFVAPQVQELAIQLRTFWQEAWAVLGHEPDESGKGPSSRAA